One Carcharodon carcharias isolate sCarCar2 chromosome 1, sCarCar2.pri, whole genome shotgun sequence DNA window includes the following coding sequences:
- the LOC121285295 gene encoding ATP synthase subunit epsilon-like protein, mitochondrial, with the protein MAVFWRQADLSCIQYSQICGQVVRADLKPQYQAEAKKAADVNVKVNKLKET; encoded by the coding sequence ATGGCAGTGTTCTGGAGGCAGGCCGACCTGAGCTGCATTCAATACTCTCAAATCTGTGGACAAGTGGTGAGGGCTGACCTAAAGCCCCAGTACCAAGCAGAGGCAAAGAAAGCGGCAGATGTAAATGTTAAAGTCAACAAGCTGAAAGAGACCTGA